One stretch of Armatimonadota bacterium DNA includes these proteins:
- a CDS encoding alpha-ketoacid dehydrogenase subunit beta, whose amino-acid sequence MASAPKAPQRTTKNYLVALREAIFEEMERNPDMICMGEDIGRLGGAFTVTDGLQAKYGEQRVIDMPISEAAIVGVACGAALNGKTVMVEMQFIDFIACGFDQIVNTTATYHYRTAGEISIPMVIRGPAGAYGGGALYHSQMNEAWFANSPGLKIVCPSTPADAKGLLKSALRDPNPVIFYELKELYRNRKIEQELAEGDDALVPLGKAKIVREGEDVTLVSYGQCVWQCLQAAENLEQEGYSAEVIDIRTLVPLDNETIIESLKKTNRIVAVNEAPMTCGFAGEILARVAQDAFELLDAPPMRVTRMDTPVPWVTPLELHVLPSADKVTEAALKVLKY is encoded by the coding sequence ATGGCTTCTGCACCCAAAGCTCCCCAAAGAACGACCAAGAACTACCTCGTCGCGCTGCGAGAGGCGATCTTCGAGGAGATGGAGCGCAACCCCGACATGATCTGCATGGGGGAGGACATCGGTCGGCTGGGCGGCGCGTTTACGGTCACCGACGGGCTGCAGGCGAAGTACGGCGAGCAGCGTGTAATCGACATGCCGATCTCCGAGGCAGCGATCGTAGGAGTCGCGTGCGGCGCGGCGCTCAACGGAAAGACGGTGATGGTCGAGATGCAGTTCATCGACTTCATCGCGTGCGGATTCGACCAGATCGTCAACACCACGGCGACCTACCACTACCGCACGGCGGGTGAGATATCGATCCCGATGGTGATCCGCGGCCCTGCTGGTGCGTACGGTGGAGGTGCGCTCTACCACAGTCAGATGAACGAGGCGTGGTTCGCGAACTCTCCGGGCCTGAAAATCGTCTGCCCATCGACGCCAGCCGATGCAAAGGGTCTCCTGAAGTCCGCTCTGCGAGATCCCAACCCCGTGATTTTTTACGAGCTCAAGGAGCTGTATCGCAACCGAAAGATCGAGCAGGAGTTGGCCGAGGGGGACGACGCGCTCGTGCCGCTTGGCAAGGCGAAGATCGTCCGCGAGGGGGAAGACGTGACACTGGTCAGCTACGGACAGTGCGTCTGGCAGTGCCTTCAAGCAGCTGAGAACCTAGAGCAAGAGGGTTACTCGGCAGAAGTGATCGATATTCGCACTCTGGTCCCGCTCGATAACGAGACGATCATCGAATCGCTCAAGAAGACGAACAGGATCGTGGCGGTCAACGAAGCGCCGATGACCTGCGGCTTCGCTGGTGAGATCCTTGCGCGCGTCGCCCAGGACGCATTCGAGCTTTTGGACGCCCCGCCGATGCGTGTGACGAGGATGGACACCCCGGTCCCTTGGGTGACGCCGCTGGAGCTGCACGTGCTGCCGTCCGCAGACAAGGTGACGGAAGCTGCGCTTAAAGTTCTCAAGTACTAG
- a CDS encoding ABC transporter ATP-binding protein, producing MSKQATSPVLELKSATIRFGGLVAVDNVSFELQKGVLFGLIGPNGAGKTTCFNLITGVYTPTSGDILFQGKRINGLAQNKIAKRGICRTFQNIRLFSTLSVLDNVMVGAFLRHKTSLFSGLAYLPPAIKETEKLREEARALLKVMDLDDVEQARAVDLPYGKQRRLEIARAMATQPDLLLLDEPAAGMNPLEKADLQRIVRRLRDDFDKTVLLIEHDMRFVMGLCETILVLDHGEEIARGIPSEIQSNPKVIEAYLGEAT from the coding sequence ATGAGTAAACAAGCGACATCACCGGTCCTAGAGCTGAAGTCCGCGACGATCCGCTTCGGCGGCTTGGTGGCCGTCGACAACGTTTCGTTCGAGCTGCAGAAAGGCGTCCTGTTCGGACTGATCGGCCCGAACGGCGCTGGCAAGACGACGTGTTTCAATTTGATAACCGGCGTGTACACGCCGACCAGCGGCGACATACTCTTCCAAGGCAAGCGGATCAACGGGCTTGCGCAGAACAAGATCGCGAAGCGCGGGATCTGCCGAACGTTCCAGAACATCCGGCTGTTCTCCACGCTCTCGGTTCTAGACAACGTCATGGTCGGCGCGTTCCTGCGGCACAAGACCAGCTTGTTCAGCGGCCTGGCGTATCTGCCGCCTGCCATCAAGGAGACCGAGAAGCTTCGCGAAGAAGCGCGCGCCCTGCTAAAGGTAATGGACTTAGACGACGTCGAACAAGCGCGCGCTGTCGATCTGCCCTACGGAAAGCAGCGTCGGCTCGAGATCGCGCGCGCCATGGCTACGCAGCCCGACCTCTTGCTGCTGGACGAACCGGCGGCCGGAATGAACCCGCTGGAAAAGGCCGATCTACAACGCATCGTCCGCCGATTGCGCGACGACTTCGACAAGACGGTGCTGCTGATCGAGCACGACATGCGCTTCGTTATGGGGCTGTGCGAAACGATCTTGGTGCTCGACCACGGCGAAGAGATCGCGCGCGGCATACCTAGCGAAATCCAGAGCAACCCGAAGGTGATCGAGGCGTACTTGGGCGAAGCGACTTAG
- a CDS encoding branched-chain amino acid ABC transporter permease: MKFWGTRLLSIIAALGFCFGLQQVLLGTGNEYFLRLGILAGLYVTLSVSLNLINGICGQFSIGHAAFYHIGAYTTGFISVRMYQSAGVNELVWLAILLPIGMIAAAFAGLIVGLPSLKLRGDYLAIVTLGFGEIIRIVTTNIDAVGASFGMEHITKINPAAMVIFVWMLAIVCMAVSRNLLKTVHGLPFLAVREDEAAAMAMGVNVTKTKVTAFVIGSAFAGGAGVLFAHFEGFITPDHFKMEVSFIILTMVVLGGTGSITGSALAAIVLFGIPEALRLFTDADGNQLQVTGAGLIASMIASGLVVAAYKQFQLKYHGSTLRKVGLYFGAIAVAIPVQMLLRLVLKQIPAIAPMTFNVSDLRMVIFAASLIVIMLLRPQGVLAHHEFSWDWVRRLLKRDRKVAQP; the protein is encoded by the coding sequence ATGAAGTTCTGGGGTACTCGACTTCTCTCCATCATCGCCGCCCTGGGCTTTTGCTTTGGCTTGCAGCAGGTTTTGCTCGGCACGGGCAACGAATACTTCTTGAGGCTGGGAATCCTCGCCGGCCTTTACGTGACTCTGTCCGTCAGCCTCAACTTGATCAACGGGATCTGCGGACAGTTCTCGATCGGGCACGCGGCTTTCTATCACATCGGCGCCTACACGACGGGCTTCATCTCCGTCCGAATGTATCAGAGCGCCGGCGTCAACGAACTCGTCTGGCTGGCAATACTGCTGCCGATCGGCATGATCGCGGCGGCGTTCGCGGGTCTCATCGTCGGGTTGCCGTCGCTGAAGCTCCGTGGTGACTATCTAGCGATCGTCACGCTCGGATTCGGCGAAATCATCCGCATCGTGACCACGAATATCGATGCCGTCGGCGCGTCGTTCGGCATGGAGCACATCACGAAGATCAATCCTGCGGCGATGGTGATCTTCGTCTGGATGCTGGCAATCGTCTGCATGGCGGTTTCGCGGAACCTCTTGAAGACAGTCCACGGTTTGCCGTTCTTGGCGGTCCGCGAGGATGAAGCCGCGGCTATGGCGATGGGCGTCAACGTGACCAAAACCAAGGTCACTGCATTCGTGATCGGCTCTGCCTTCGCAGGAGGGGCAGGCGTTCTATTCGCGCACTTCGAGGGCTTCATCACTCCGGATCACTTCAAGATGGAGGTCAGTTTCATCATCTTGACGATGGTCGTGCTCGGCGGAACTGGCTCGATCACCGGCTCGGCACTCGCGGCCATCGTGCTTTTCGGCATTCCCGAAGCCTTGCGCCTGTTCACCGATGCCGACGGCAATCAGCTTCAAGTGACCGGTGCCGGACTGATCGCCTCAATGATCGCATCGGGGCTCGTCGTTGCCGCGTACAAGCAGTTTCAACTGAAGTACCACGGATCGACGCTCCGAAAGGTCGGCCTTTACTTTGGCGCGATAGCCGTTGCGATCCCCGTCCAGATGCTGCTGCGTCTGGTGCTGAAGCAAATCCCGGCGATAGCGCCGATGACGTTCAACGTCTCCGACCTGCGCATGGTGATCTTCGCCGCGTCGCTGATCGTTATCATGCTGCTGCGCCCGCAGGGCGTCCTGGCACATCACGAATTTAGTTGGGATTGGGTGCGGCGACTCCTGAAACGGGATCGGAAGGTGGCTCAGCCATGA
- a CDS encoding branched-chain amino acid ABC transporter permease, whose product MSPVLAAFEFSELPEQLVIGLMTGAIYALIALGYTMVYGILRLINFAHGEIFMLGAYIGLFISTAAIGSLATRIPTEIVPADTLTTAAYVMFVVGVVAAGLLYYRSRARRTSGRLIYFGVGTAVAGILSWLLAQFQPQAITLVVMMLGSMIGCAIVGVIIEFLAYRPMRSQPRIAALITAIGVSLFLQFTGQLFLPNAPPPSIKEDVNPYRGSFSFYLKAPPENLALSVSDAFSEMESKQAVFEGALIDNDWDRFNLPPEGKVLRDEMQEAQRAVNDIDREVRQNSTSVNVPTGQFIMFVTAILLMIALRHLVMKTTVGRSMRAVSHDMQAASLMGISVSKVVTITFIIGSALAGAGAMMNATFMGTPLTTFYGLQPGVKAFVAAVLGGIGNIPGAVLGGLIMGLAEAMVVWSGFSNLKDAIAFVILIIVLLVRPGGLLGSAVVEKV is encoded by the coding sequence ATGTCTCCGGTTCTGGCAGCTTTCGAATTCTCGGAGCTGCCAGAACAGTTGGTCATCGGGCTGATGACCGGTGCCATCTACGCCCTCATCGCGCTGGGCTACACGATGGTCTACGGCATCCTTCGCCTGATCAACTTCGCGCACGGCGAGATCTTCATGTTAGGGGCGTACATCGGCCTGTTCATCTCGACGGCGGCGATCGGATCGCTCGCCACGCGGATTCCAACGGAGATCGTTCCGGCTGACACTTTGACGACCGCCGCCTACGTGATGTTCGTCGTAGGCGTCGTTGCCGCTGGACTCCTGTACTACCGAAGCAGGGCTCGACGCACCAGCGGTCGACTGATCTACTTTGGTGTCGGTACTGCGGTCGCGGGGATTCTCTCGTGGCTCTTGGCCCAGTTCCAGCCGCAAGCGATTACGCTCGTCGTTATGATGCTCGGGAGCATGATCGGTTGCGCGATCGTCGGCGTGATCATCGAGTTCCTGGCGTACCGGCCGATGCGCTCTCAACCTCGCATCGCAGCATTGATCACGGCGATCGGCGTGTCGCTGTTTCTCCAGTTCACCGGGCAGCTGTTTCTCCCGAACGCGCCTCCGCCGAGTATCAAAGAGGACGTCAACCCCTACCGCGGATCGTTCAGCTTTTATCTGAAGGCCCCGCCTGAAAACCTTGCCCTGTCCGTCAGCGACGCATTCTCGGAAATGGAGTCCAAGCAGGCGGTGTTCGAAGGGGCGCTGATCGATAACGACTGGGATCGATTCAATCTGCCTCCTGAAGGCAAAGTGCTGCGTGATGAGATGCAGGAGGCACAGCGAGCCGTCAACGACATCGATCGCGAAGTAAGACAGAACTCGACCTCTGTGAACGTGCCAACAGGTCAGTTCATCATGTTCGTGACCGCGATCCTGCTCATGATCGCGCTGCGTCATCTTGTGATGAAGACGACGGTCGGTCGGTCCATGAGAGCGGTGTCGCACGATATGCAGGCTGCGTCCCTCATGGGGATCAGCGTCAGCAAGGTCGTCACCATCACGTTCATCATCGGTTCTGCGCTGGCAGGCGCGGGCGCCATGATGAATGCGACGTTCATGGGAACGCCGCTCACGACGTTCTACGGACTTCAGCCGGGGGTCAAGGCGTTTGTCGCTGCGGTGCTCGGCGGAATCGGCAACATTCCAGGCGCCGTGCTGGGCGGCCTGATCATGGGACTCGCTGAGGCCATGGTTGTCTGGAGCGGGTTCAGCAATCTGAAAGACGCGATCGCGTTCGTCATCTTGATCATCGTCCTTCTGGTCCGGCCTGGCGGGCTGCTCGGCTCCGCCGTGGTGGAGAAAGTCTAA
- a CDS encoding ABC transporter substrate-binding protein yields the protein MSWLALSASLLLVLAGCDPADNGTTSNGDTDPDGGSGPEFNTGRPAVTVTGPSVTGDVIKIGLVASQNGPLRPWGIDSVNGAQLAVDEINASGGINGKQVQLLIGDSASKPEDGKTAAELLISQGIVGLLGEVASGITQPMAQLAYERGLPIVAVGATKTTITEIGANVFRVCYTDDLQGPVMAKFAYDELGLQRMAIITDKKQPYSTYLSDAFRDAFVGYGGEIVGEEFYESGQTQFVPQLNSLKQESPNGYFLSGYFTEVGPIVKQAAQAGITNVKFLGGDGWDSTDLLDSGGEAILGNYFCNHYNNKEDREVVRVFLAKWKDKYGGSDAGDTPGTTMGALGYDAAMVMMDAIRRAESLDAASIIVALEDTVAFKGVSGDITLKGAGGNPKKRALVVEVTLEGQSFVKAYEYTDIFTD from the coding sequence ATGAGCTGGTTAGCTCTATCTGCTTCGTTGTTATTGGTACTGGCTGGCTGTGATCCGGCGGATAACGGTACGACGAGCAACGGCGACACCGATCCCGATGGAGGATCCGGGCCGGAGTTCAATACCGGACGACCTGCGGTGACGGTCACGGGACCATCTGTAACCGGCGACGTAATCAAGATCGGACTGGTCGCAAGTCAGAACGGTCCGCTCCGCCCGTGGGGCATCGACAGCGTAAACGGCGCCCAACTCGCGGTCGACGAAATCAATGCCAGCGGAGGAATCAACGGCAAGCAGGTTCAGTTGTTGATCGGCGACAGCGCAAGCAAGCCGGAGGACGGCAAAACCGCGGCAGAGCTGCTGATTTCCCAGGGAATCGTTGGACTGCTCGGCGAAGTCGCCTCCGGAATCACCCAACCGATGGCCCAGCTCGCATACGAGAGAGGGCTTCCGATCGTTGCCGTCGGAGCAACGAAGACAACGATCACAGAAATTGGAGCCAACGTTTTCCGCGTCTGCTACACGGACGACCTACAGGGGCCGGTCATGGCCAAGTTCGCGTACGATGAGCTCGGCCTGCAGCGAATGGCGATCATCACCGATAAGAAGCAGCCGTACTCCACGTATCTGAGCGATGCGTTCAGGGATGCGTTCGTCGGATACGGAGGAGAGATCGTCGGTGAGGAGTTCTACGAGTCTGGGCAGACGCAGTTCGTACCGCAGCTCAACAGCCTCAAGCAGGAGAGCCCAAACGGATACTTCTTGAGCGGCTACTTCACTGAGGTGGGCCCGATCGTGAAGCAGGCTGCGCAGGCTGGCATCACGAACGTCAAGTTCCTCGGCGGGGACGGCTGGGACAGCACTGACCTGCTGGACAGTGGCGGCGAGGCCATCCTCGGCAACTACTTCTGCAATCACTACAACAACAAAGAAGATCGAGAGGTCGTAAGAGTGTTTCTCGCGAAGTGGAAGGACAAGTACGGCGGATCAGACGCCGGCGATACACCGGGCACGACGATGGGCGCTCTTGGATACGACGCGGCGATGGTGATGATGGATGCGATCAGAAGAGCCGAATCTCTTGACGCCGCTTCCATCATCGTAGCTCTCGAGGACACTGTCGCATTCAAAGGAGTCAGCGGCGACATCACCTTGAAAGGTGCGGGCGGCAATCCGAAAAAGCGCGCGCTCGTCGTCGAGGTGACCCTCGAAGGACAATCCTTCGTAAAGGCCTACGAGTACACGGACATCTTCACCGACTAG
- a CDS encoding PDZ domain-containing protein produces the protein MLTSAVLAVVLAPTSPIAEIPFHIGEDAIIVAATVNGKSLKFMYDTGFGGAFVLGPHVNVGKPTGKIMIRDFVGQFEAETIDVSSLKLGSFEIEVGEMELVQLPTGNYTEAYGTHVDGIMGLEVLKNYVTEINFENEKFVIHPDSMDINTRKPDGEKTFLLKMLPKGMNSIELFAKVSNGKRMILALDTGNAFYAVTHREVLVRVGLWPEKKKPKFMSTAYVASGPVDTWSLMISDLEVYGVPVPRSVWSIIDLPSSSASHDGTIGFGFLKHFNIVIDMGRRRVWLENFTGKVTDDFPAHIGLVSIYSRNYKRMVIVNVTPDGPAFKAGIKRGDHLLAIDDENLVKSSYRHVNSVLTGTEGTEVRLAVSRKGQLKRYTLKRALLVNE, from the coding sequence ATGTTGACATCAGCAGTTCTAGCGGTGGTGCTGGCCCCGACCAGCCCAATCGCAGAAATACCGTTCCATATTGGCGAGGACGCCATCATCGTGGCGGCAACGGTCAACGGGAAGAGCCTGAAGTTCATGTACGACACCGGCTTCGGGGGCGCCTTCGTGCTGGGCCCGCACGTCAACGTTGGAAAACCTACGGGCAAGATTATGATCAGGGACTTTGTCGGTCAGTTCGAGGCTGAAACGATCGACGTGTCCTCGCTCAAGCTCGGCAGCTTTGAGATCGAAGTCGGCGAAATGGAGTTGGTGCAGCTGCCGACCGGGAACTACACAGAGGCTTACGGAACTCACGTCGATGGAATCATGGGGCTCGAGGTTCTCAAGAACTACGTCACCGAGATCAACTTCGAGAACGAGAAGTTCGTGATTCATCCAGACTCGATGGATATCAACACCCGGAAGCCGGACGGCGAGAAGACGTTCTTGTTGAAGATGTTGCCGAAAGGGATGAACTCGATCGAGCTGTTCGCGAAAGTCTCGAACGGCAAGCGGATGATCCTAGCGCTGGACACGGGAAACGCGTTTTATGCGGTGACTCACCGAGAAGTCCTAGTGCGGGTCGGTCTTTGGCCGGAGAAGAAGAAGCCGAAGTTCATGAGTACAGCGTATGTCGCTTCAGGGCCGGTGGATACTTGGTCGCTGATGATCAGCGACCTTGAGGTGTATGGGGTGCCCGTTCCACGCAGCGTCTGGTCGATCATCGATCTCCCTTCGAGCAGCGCCAGTCACGATGGAACGATCGGATTCGGATTCCTCAAGCACTTCAACATCGTCATCGACATGGGGCGTCGACGCGTCTGGCTGGAAAACTTCACCGGTAAGGTCACCGATGATTTTCCGGCGCACATTGGGCTTGTGTCGATTTACAGCCGGAATTACAAGCGTATGGTGATCGTCAACGTGACTCCCGACGGGCCGGCCTTCAAAGCGGGGATCAAGAGAGGAGATCACCTGCTTGCAATCGACGACGAAAACCTGGTCAAGTCCTCGTATCGACACGTCAATTCGGTCTTGACCGGGACCGAAGGGACAGAAGTGCGGTTGGCCGTCTCTCGCAAGGGGCAGCTGAAGCGGTACACGCTCAAGCGCGCTCTGCTTGTGAACGAATGA
- a CDS encoding uracil-DNA glycosylase, translating to MTQLDDLNDDIIGCEKCLRLRAWCKKVASEKRPMFADSEYWGKPVPNFGDPEALGLIVGLAPAAHGANRTGRMFTGDRSGDWLYRSLFRSGLANQAQATEKGDGLELRGVLITAVAHCAPPGNKPTNDELAKCRPFLQRTLEMRSWRAVLCLGSIAWRELVKTVGESGAPRFGHGVEFVISDGTVLLACYHPSQQNTFTGRLTETMLDDVTTRFASIIRSQAERA from the coding sequence ATGACGCAGTTAGACGACTTGAATGACGACATAATCGGGTGCGAAAAGTGCCTGCGGCTCCGCGCCTGGTGCAAGAAAGTCGCCTCGGAGAAGCGACCCATGTTCGCCGACAGTGAGTATTGGGGGAAGCCGGTCCCGAACTTCGGCGATCCCGAGGCGCTTGGGCTGATCGTCGGACTCGCGCCAGCCGCGCATGGAGCGAATCGAACGGGTCGCATGTTTACCGGAGACCGCAGCGGCGACTGGCTGTACCGCTCGCTGTTTCGCTCAGGTCTGGCGAATCAGGCTCAGGCGACAGAGAAAGGCGACGGGCTCGAGCTAAGAGGGGTGTTGATCACGGCGGTCGCACACTGCGCCCCGCCCGGCAACAAGCCCACGAATGACGAGCTTGCCAAGTGCCGACCGTTCTTGCAGCGCACCCTTGAAATGCGAAGCTGGCGCGCCGTTCTCTGTCTCGGCAGCATCGCTTGGCGCGAGCTGGTCAAGACGGTGGGCGAATCGGGCGCGCCTCGCTTTGGACACGGCGTGGAGTTCGTAATCAGCGACGGAACGGTATTGCTCGCCTGCTACCACCCCAGCCAGCAGAACACCTTCACCGGCAGGCTGACCGAGACCATGCTGGACGACGTGACGACGCGGTTCGCGTCGATCATTCGTTCACAAGCAGAGCGCGCTTGA
- a CDS encoding zinc ribbon domain-containing protein — protein MPVYEYELLDGECQMCPGRFEALQSLDEPALEHCPGCGLACKRVVSTVSFSMRSRPDAEKAGKLGFTTWKRAKRGEWEKVAGPGVDAIVSSEEDIDAVEQEGKTPRRFDLDEGS, from the coding sequence ATGCCAGTCTACGAATACGAACTACTCGATGGCGAGTGCCAAATGTGTCCTGGGCGGTTCGAGGCGCTCCAGTCCCTCGACGAGCCTGCTTTGGAGCACTGCCCTGGCTGCGGGCTCGCTTGCAAGCGTGTTGTCAGCACCGTATCGTTTTCCATGCGCAGCCGACCAGACGCCGAAAAGGCCGGCAAGCTCGGATTCACGACTTGGAAGCGCGCCAAGCGCGGCGAGTGGGAGAAGGTGGCTGGCCCAGGGGTGGACGCGATCGTATCGTCAGAAGAGGACATCGATGCGGTCGAGCAGGAAGGCAAGACCCCGCGCCGGTTCGACCTGGACGAAGGTTCGTAG
- a CDS encoding FKBP-type peptidyl-prolyl cis-trans isomerase, whose amino-acid sequence MNRWLLFTCFAALAAAGCNGQNKAAALEAEKDVPVDITIIEEGTGEGAEEGDVLWLEYSGAVKENGLVFDANDEVDENGMKTKLPFRFVVGAGAAIQGWEEGLVGMKLGEVRTMLVPWQKAYGTAGRPEAMIPAKADLSFKITLFEMVKVGEDIYLDKTDLVIGTGPAVEKGDAVTIHYTCEYANGKLFDSSYLRGENGTPLVVRQVQTGQLISGVDYGLVGMKAGGKRLLRIPPKLAFDSYGYGEYAGNQIVMVVIEVLEVKKAAD is encoded by the coding sequence ATGAACCGATGGCTTCTCTTTACGTGTTTTGCGGCCCTCGCCGCTGCTGGCTGCAACGGGCAGAACAAGGCGGCAGCTCTCGAAGCCGAAAAGGACGTCCCTGTCGATATCACAATCATCGAGGAGGGCACGGGCGAAGGCGCTGAAGAGGGCGATGTGCTCTGGCTCGAGTACTCAGGCGCTGTCAAAGAGAACGGCTTGGTCTTCGACGCGAACGACGAGGTCGACGAAAACGGCATGAAGACGAAGTTGCCGTTCCGGTTCGTCGTCGGCGCAGGAGCAGCGATCCAAGGCTGGGAAGAAGGGTTGGTCGGCATGAAGCTGGGTGAAGTTCGTACTATGCTAGTCCCGTGGCAGAAGGCGTACGGCACGGCCGGGCGTCCAGAAGCGATGATACCGGCGAAGGCAGACCTGTCATTCAAGATCACGTTGTTTGAAATGGTCAAGGTCGGTGAAGACATCTATCTCGACAAGACCGATCTGGTGATTGGCACTGGCCCGGCGGTGGAAAAGGGCGACGCCGTCACGATCCATTACACTTGCGAATACGCGAACGGCAAGTTGTTCGACAGCTCTTACCTGCGCGGAGAGAACGGAACACCGCTCGTCGTACGGCAGGTTCAGACCGGGCAGCTGATTTCGGGAGTCGACTACGGGCTCGTTGGAATGAAGGCTGGAGGAAAGCGACTGTTGCGCATACCGCCGAAGCTGGCGTTCGATTCTTACGGATACGGTGAGTATGCGGGCAATCAGATCGTTATGGTCGTGATCGAAGTTCTAGAGGTCAAGAAGGCTGCCGATTAG
- the smpB gene encoding SsrA-binding protein SmpB, translating into MAPKGNKKDAKSVPASVMNRRARFDYEFISTYEAGIVLVGAEVKSVFAGKVNMSDAYCKIENSELWLVNLDIEPYKHATSAVPERRRDRKLLLHRREINVIARRSFEKGLAIVPYRIYFKNGKAKVEIALARGKKQYDKRRSIQEKDQRREMKKEGLI; encoded by the coding sequence ATGGCCCCTAAAGGCAACAAGAAGGATGCCAAGTCGGTTCCTGCTTCCGTAATGAACCGCCGGGCGCGGTTCGACTACGAGTTCATATCGACGTATGAAGCCGGGATCGTGCTGGTGGGAGCTGAGGTCAAGAGCGTATTTGCGGGCAAAGTCAACATGAGCGATGCGTACTGCAAGATCGAGAACAGCGAGCTATGGCTTGTGAATCTCGACATAGAGCCGTACAAGCACGCGACCTCTGCCGTACCGGAGCGCCGCCGCGATAGAAAGCTGCTGTTGCATCGGCGAGAGATCAACGTGATCGCACGCCGATCGTTCGAGAAAGGGCTGGCGATCGTCCCGTACAGGATCTACTTTAAGAACGGCAAGGCCAAGGTTGAGATTGCGCTGGCGAGGGGTAAGAAGCAGTACGACAAGCGACGCTCGATTCAAGAGAAGGATCAGCGGCGAGAGATGAAAAAGGAAGGCTTAATCTGA
- a CDS encoding diaminopimelate epimerase: protein MIQFTKMHGIGNDFVMIDAIESPPPATPLDQLAQQMCDRRFGVGADGIILAERSDAGRFRMRMLNPDGSESEMCGNGIRCMAKFLIARGHDPGPTIAIDTIAGLLVTTVLDDGRVAVDMGVPSFALGDIGAVGDPSEDFIEAEIAADGQTFTATAVSMGNPHLVVFVESFDGLDVAASGSALERHEMFPNRINVHFVQRVSSSHLVQRTWERGAGETHACGTGACASAAVAHRTGRADRRMTVDLPGGTLEIDNSPNGHMMMTGPATTVFDGVWESD from the coding sequence TTGATTCAGTTCACCAAGATGCACGGAATCGGCAACGATTTCGTCATGATCGACGCGATTGAATCGCCGCCGCCGGCCACCCCGCTCGACCAGCTCGCACAACAGATGTGCGACCGGCGATTCGGAGTCGGCGCAGACGGCATCATTCTGGCCGAGCGATCGGACGCCGGTCGCTTTCGGATGCGCATGCTAAACCCGGACGGCTCTGAGAGCGAGATGTGCGGCAACGGCATCCGGTGCATGGCAAAGTTCCTCATCGCCCGCGGCCACGACCCTGGCCCGACGATCGCAATCGACACGATCGCCGGACTGCTCGTGACAACGGTCCTCGACGATGGCCGCGTGGCCGTAGACATGGGCGTCCCCAGCTTCGCGCTCGGCGATATCGGGGCGGTTGGCGATCCGTCAGAAGACTTCATCGAGGCCGAGATCGCTGCAGACGGACAGACGTTCACCGCGACGGCGGTCTCGATGGGGAATCCGCATCTCGTCGTCTTCGTAGAGTCGTTCGACGGCCTCGACGTCGCGGCGAGCGGATCGGCCTTGGAGCGCCATGAGATGTTCCCGAACAGGATCAACGTGCATTTCGTGCAGCGCGTTAGTTCGAGCCACCTTGTTCAAAGGACGTGGGAGCGAGGGGCCGGTGAGACGCATGCTTGCGGTACTGGCGCTTGCGCGAGCGCCGCCGTCGCACACCGAACCGGCAGGGCCGACAGGCGCATGACCGTCGATCTGCCGGGCGGAACGTTGGAGATCGACAACTCCCCAAACGGACACATGATGATGACAGGCCCGGCTACGACGGTGTTCGACGGCGTTTGGGAATCAGATTAA
- the hfq gene encoding RNA chaperone Hfq, producing MSKSINLQDMFLNQVRKEGIEVTIYLTGGVQLHGLVRGFDAFTLLLDTPGKPTQLVYKHAVTSIVPESQIGGRDDRRRDSAASSES from the coding sequence ATGAGTAAGTCAATCAACCTCCAAGACATGTTCTTGAACCAGGTCCGCAAGGAAGGGATCGAAGTTACAATCTATTTGACCGGTGGAGTGCAGCTTCACGGTCTCGTGAGGGGCTTTGACGCGTTCACTTTGCTGCTTGATACACCTGGCAAGCCGACGCAGCTCGTCTACAAGCACGCCGTTACGAGCATCGTCCCCGAATCTCAGATCGGTGGAAGAGATGATCGCCGCCGCGACAGCGCGGCCAGTTCTGAAAGTTGA